TGAAATTCCATCTAAATTTGCATTTATATCTTTTAGGTTCTCATCGTAAATTTCTATATTTTCGCTTGCCTCTTTTTTTGTCGAGCTATGCAAAAATGCCATTTGCAAGCGAGCGCTTTGAAGTGCTTCAAGCTTTGTCGCGCGGATGTTATCAAGCGTTTTAAAGTACTCAATGTGTTGCGCGCCGATCTCGCCAACGATGACGATTTGTGGATTTAGAAATTTAGTGATCTCTAGGATGTCGCCCTTTAGTCTAGCGCCTGCTTCTGCGATGTAAATTTGCGTTTGCTCGCTTAAATTTTCGTTGATATCTTTGATGATGCCAGCCATTGTATTGACGCTGCGTGGCGTTTTATAGCAAACAAGGCTATCTTTTAAAATTTCAAAGAGAAAATTTTTTATGCTCGTTTTGCCGTAGCTTGCGGTGATTAGGATGATCTTTAGCTCTTTGTTTGCGCCAAGTTTTTTAAGTGCCCTGTTTTTAAAGCCTTGAAATTTGATCTTTTCTAAAATTTCACTAAAAAATAGGCTCACGACCAAGACAAAAAGTGGCATAGGAGCCAAAAACGCCTTGTGGATGATGAAATTTAAAGCGTAGTTTAAGATGATAGCGCAAGCAAGGATGGCAAAAAAGTGCTTGATCCTGCCTGTAAAGACTAGCTTTTTATCAAGTTTTTTATGCCAAAGATAAAGAGCTGGCAAAAGCGCAAAGTAAAAATAGATAAAAAACCACTTGCCAGTCGTGTAAAATAGCACCAAAGGCACTATAAAGAAAAAGACGTGCCAAGCGGGCTTTGTGAAGTGAAAGAGCACGCGCTCAGGCCTATATGAAAACCACTGAAAGCAAGTGATCACATAAAAAGCAAGCGCAAAGATAAATAAAACTGTGCTTATGCTTAAAAATATACTCATCTTATCTCCTCGATCCCGCTCTCATCGTCATCTAGCACGACATTTTTTGCTTCATTTGGCTCAAAGTTTATCCCTTTTTCTATCTCGTCGCTTATAAATTTAGCGTGGAGCAAAAAGAAAAAATGATCGCCACCAAGCGGGAAAAATGAGCTATTTTTGATAAGTCTATCTATGCTCTCGCCGCTTGTTACAGGCGTTGCCTTGTCATTTTCTCCCCAAAATATAAAAGCCCTGCCCCCAAAGTCAGCAAAATGCTTTGTAAAATCCTCATCAACGACGTTTTTTAGGGTTTCATACATCACTCTGCTCATGCCGCTCACATCTTTTGTGGCAAAGAGTTTGTAAAATTTACCAAAGCCAAATATCTTTAAAATTTTAAAAATTGCTATCTTTGCTCGCACGATAAATGGCTTTTTGACGACTATACCAGCAGAGCTTAAAAGCACTAGATATGGTGGTTTTAGAAGCGTTGCGACCTTGCCGCCAAAGCTATGTCCTGCGATGATGTCTGGTTTTATACCAAGCTCAGCGCAAAAATTTGCAACGATTTTTGCGTAGTCACTTGTTCTTAAAGGCTTAAAAATGGAGCTTTTGCCAAAGCCTGGCATGTCGATATAGACGTGACAAAACTCGCTTAAATAGTGTCCAAAAGCCTTTTTCATTATCTCTTTGTTTGCGCCCCAGCCATGCAAGAAAAGCACTACTTTTTTACATTTTGGATTTACAACTTCGTAGCTGATCTCGTACTCGTCTGAGCCGTATTTGACTGCCCTACTCGCCATCGTTTTCTCTCTTTTTAGCAGCGTAAATGCTCTCAAGCACGCTTACTGCTTCGCAAAGGCGCTCGTACTCCTCCATATTTAAAAGGACAGCTTCAAATTTATTGTTTTTAACGATGACAGCGCGCTTTAGCTCGCTAGCTCCCACACGAGAAAGGACTGAGCTAAAATTTCTAACCACCTCGGTTGCTGTATAAATTTCATCTTTTGTAAAAGTTACCATTGTCGCTCTTTATGTAAAATTTTACGTAAAATATCACAAACTACTTTATATATCGCTAAATAAACTAGAGCTTGCCGCTACCTTTTACCGAAGTGATCGAGTTTATAAATTTATAATCAATCTTTATCTCACGCTCTTTTGGGAGTGAGTTTGCAAGGGCGTTTAGCGTGCTCTCAAAGTCCTCAAATAGATAGTTTGCAAGGCTTCCTGGGTTTGGATTGATCTCGTTTAGATAGACCTCGTCATCTATCACGAAAAAGTCACATCTAATGATCGCTCCGTCAAATCCACAATCATAAATTTTAGAAAAGTTAAATTTAAGCTTTTGTTTTAGCTCTTCAGAAATTTCCGCCTCTTTTACCTTATTTTCATTTGAAAAACTAAGATATTTTTGCTCGTAGTCAAGAAATTCTTTCTTTTTTGGCTCTTCGACGATAGAAAATTTGATCTTTCCATCGATCTTGCAGCCAGCTAAGTTATACTCTTTGACGCCTTTTATAAAAGGCTCTACCAAAACATCTTTGTCAAATTCAAACGCCACGTCTTTTGCGTAGGCAAGCTCACTATCATCATGCACGACGCTCACGCCGATGCTGCTGCCTAGCCTTGCTGGCTTTAATATAATAGGATAGTGAAATTTTGGCTCGCTTTGTCGAGTTAGCATCTCATAGTCAAGCGCCTTTACACCAGCCTTTTGCGCTAGAAATTTAGTAAGCTCTTTGTTGTAGCTAAGCGCGCTTGCTTCAAGCCTTGGACCTATGTATTTGACCCCGTAAAAGTCAAAAAGTGCCGCTATCTTACCATCTTCGCCGTCCATGCCGTGGATCAAATTTATAACGACGTCACATTCAACTTTGTTTGCGCCAAAAAGTGAGTGCGCGTAAAAGCCGCCCTTTGCTAAAGATAGCTTCTTTGAGTTTTTGTATTTGCCAGAGCTAAAGAAATTTGCCCTCATATCTTTTTGCTCGATCAGGTAAAAGTCCCTATTTGCATCGCAAAATATAAATTTTAGCTCCTGTTTTAGGACGTTTTTTAAAACTATCGCGCTTACTATGCTTATCTCATGCTCAAAACTCTTTGCCCCAAATATCACGCCTAAATTCATCTTTTTTATCCTTATCCTAGTTTTTTAAGTGCCTCTTTTATAAGATCGCTCGTGTTTTCACTCTTACAATCAGGCAAAATTTTCACTATCTTCTCACGCTTAAAGCCAAGCGCTTCAAGTGCCAAAAGCGCCTCATTTTGGTAGCTTGGCACGCTCTCGTCGCTTATAAGCTTAGCATCACTTAGCTCGGCTATTATTCGTCTAGCTGTCTTTGGTCCGATGCCTGGCACGCTTTTAAAGGTGTCTGCGTCACCGCTTATTATGGCGTTTGTAAATGCCTGCGAGCTAAGACTTGAGCAAACCGCCATCGCTGTGCTAGCTCCGATGCCATTTAGCTTGATAAGCATCTCAAACATCTTTTGCTCATTTGCATCTAAAAAGCCGTAGAGTAAATTTGCGTCCTCTCTTATGATCTGCGTTATGGCAAGCTCGGCCTTTTCGCCTTTACTAAGTTTTGCTGAGCAAAAAAGCGAGATAAAAATCCCATAACTTACTCCGCTATTTGTCTTAAGTATGGCAAATGCAGGCTCTTTTTTTGTAACGACGCCTTCGATTGCTTTTATCATCATTTAACCTTTTGTTCCATGAAATTTATATCCGCGTAGTCTTCAAGCTTGTTTGACTTTTTGATCTTGTACTCAACCTCGCCGCCGTTATCAAATTTATCTAGCGTGATGACGTGAGCGGTCTCATTTTGTTTTGAGACGTAGGTGACATTTTGCGGAGGATCGACGATGACAAATCTTATCTCATTGAGCTCGATCCAGTTGCCTCTGTTTATCACTTTGGCTGAAAAGATGCCATTTTGCATGATCTCAAGCTCATCTTTTAGATCAGCCAAAAGCTCTTTTTTCTCTTTAAATATCCTAAGCAAGGTGTTATATTCATTGACTAACCCTTGATACTCTTTTAGCTTTTTCATAAATGTAACTGGCGGTATCACTTTGGCTTTTGAGAGCTCCTCGATCTTAGCTTTTATCGTATAGATCGAGTCTTTGTTCTCGTTGATGACATTTTTCTTGCTCTCTATGTTTTTTAGAAGCGTAGCTAGCTCAGACTTGGTGCTTTCGATCTTACTTAGCTGATCTTGCGTAGCCTCCGCACTTTCTGGCATCTTGCTAGCGTCAATTATAAATTTATTATCAGTGCCTCTTAGGTATCTAACGTCTATTAGATGTGAGGCTGTGATGGTGCAGTTTGAGCCAAGCGTGTCTATCTGGATGTTTTGAGCTGTTATAGAGCCACCAACTACGCTATTTATCTTTACTCTTTTTGCTATGACAGTGCCACCTTCTAGCCTATCTATCTCGACGCTTTCAGCCTCTACCTTGCCGATGTGGATAGAAATTTTGGCGTGTTTGGCGTAAATTTTAGCCTTTTGGTGAGTTTGACCGCCGATATTTACATCGTTTGCCTTGACCATCGCATTTGCGCCGACGTTTCCTTTTACCTCGATCTCATCAGCCTCCACGATGATGCCAGTGCCGATAGCGTCTTTTATAGTGTCAGTCTCGCGAACTACTAAAGTGACGTTTGTGTCGGTGCCTGCTTGGATCGAGCCAGTTGTTTTAAAATTTGCTTCATTTATCTCTATGCGCTCTTCTATGTCAAAAGAGCCGTTTTTCTCGACCACGTAGCCTGCTTTTTTAGCGATATATTTTATACTTTCATCATTTTCTACGCGCTCGATATTTTCGCTTATGCTTATCTCTTTTTCGCTCTCTTCTTTTGGCTTTGCAACCTCTATGAGCTTGCCTCTTACATCGCGTCCATTTGCGCCCTCGTGTGACTTTTTCTCCTCCATTATCACTTCATCTTTTGCCACACCAAAGACAAAGCCTCTATCAGCGTAATCAACCTTATCTTCTTCTTTTATATCATCAAGCTTATCTTTGTAGTAGTAGATGATCTTAGCATCGATCGCTTTTTTAGGGTTGATGCCTTGGGTTAAATTTAGCGTGTAGTCCTTGTCGAGCTCGCCTTTTACGTGGATTATCGAGGCGATTTGCTTTAGCTCCTCTTTTAGCTTGCCGATCCTTATGCCTATTAAAATTTGAGCCTTCATAAGCTGCTTGGCGATGTATTCGTAAAGCTTATCTTCGTAATGCTGCTCGTATTCGCACTCTTTGCTCGCTCTAACCTTTGCGATGACCTTTGTTATGGTTGAATTTACGCCGATGTCGATCTTTGGTAGCTTTGGCGTGGCATTTAGCCTAACGTCAAAAAACTCCACGTCATAGACCTGCTCGATCTCTAGCGTCTCGTCAAGATAAAATGTGTTGTCATCAAAAAAGCTTAAATTTTCTTCAGGGACAAAAACTGGCTCGACGTTGTCTTTATTTTTGTAGTAGGTTAAGATATTTGAGAGTTTGTAATCTATAAATTCTACCGGCACGCTATATTGCTTGCTTAGCTCTTTAAGCGATAGATAAGGCGTTGAAGTTTGAATTTGCGTTGGCGGTAAAAATCTCTCGTTTTCTTGCACGTTCTCGCTCAAATTTGATCCATTTCACATAAAATTTTGGCTCTTATTATCTCTAAAACTTTATTAAATTTGGGTTATGTAAGCTTTAAAGCATCTTTTGTTACTATTGCGTTTTTAAATTTACTAGGTGGGCGATGTTTATAAAAGGCTTTTTCTCAAACTCAGTTGGCATCATGACTTCAAGGATTTTAGGGCTTATAAGAGACCTTTTAACGGCTTCTATCCTTGGTGCTGGCATATTTAGCGACCTCTTTTTTATAGCATTTAAGATACCAAATTTATTTCGCCGCATCTTTGGCGAGGGTGCCTTTACGCAGGCATTTTTGCCAAATTTTGCAAATAGCAAGAAAAAAGCGATCTTTCAGGCTGAAATTTTCATCAAATTTCTACTTTTTATAGGCGTTTTGACGCTTCTTGTAAATTTATTTACGCCCTACTTTATAAAGATCATCGCAAGCGGTTTAAGCGAGCAAAATATCACAGACGCAGTGCCACTTGTGCGTATAAATTTCTACTATCTAGCGCTTGTTTATATCGTCACTTTCATGGGTGCGCTACTTCAGTATAAGGGGCACTTTGCAACGACTGCATTTTCTACTGCACTGCTAAATTTAGCCATGATCGCTTCGCTACTTTTGGCTCGTGGCAAGAGCGAGAGTGTGGTCGCACTTTATCTTAGCTTTGGCGTCGTTGCAGGCGGCATTTTGCAGGTTTTGGTGCATCTAGTTGCTATGAAATTTAACGCCTTAAATAAAATTTTCTGGGGCGGTCTAAGCGGATATTTTAAGGGCAAAAGAGCGCAAAGCAAAGGCTTTTTTATAAATTTTTATCACGGTTTGCTTGGCTCAAGTGCGATGCAGATAAGCGCTTTTATGGACACTTGGCTAGCTAGCTTTTTAGTAAGCGGCTCGATAAGCTATCTCTTTTATGCAAATAGAATTTTTCAGCTCCCACTTGCCATCTTTGCGATCGCGCTCTCTCAGGCACTCTTTCCAAAGATCACCAGGCTTTTAAAGCAAAAAGACGAAGCAAATGCTCTAGTTTGGACAAAAAAGAGCTTTTACTTGCTACTTTGCGCCCTACTAGCCGCCACGATCACAGGCGTTGTGCTAAGTGAGTTTATCATCTGGCTATTGTTTGAGAGAGGGAATTTTGTAAGGGCAAACACAATTGAATGCGCCAAGGTGCTAAGCGCCTATTTGGTGGGGCTTACGCCATTTGGTCTAGCTAAAATTTTCTCACTTTGGCTCTATGCAAATATGAAGCAAAAAGAGGCAGCCAAAATTTCTATCATCTGCCTTGTGATAAATTTGATCCTAGCTGTCATTTTGATGCAGAAATTTGGAGCTGCTGGCCTTGCATTTGCAAGCTCGCTTGGGGGATTTTTACAGCTTATTTTATATATAAGAGCCTTTGGAGCTAAGCGATTTTTAGCTATAATCGAGCCTAAATTTATAGCCGCTATCGCTATTTTGGCGGTTTTGCTCTATTTTGGTTTAACATTTTTAAAGGATATATTTAATGCGAATTTTTGATACTTCTAAAAGAGAAAAGGTTGAGTTTAGCCCTATTAAAGATGGTGAAGTAAGCATCTATCTGTGCGGTCCAACAGTCTATGACGACGCGCATTTGGGGCATGCAAAGTCAGCCGTTAGCTTTGATCTTTTAAGAAGGGTCTTAAAAGCACTTGGCTACAAGGTCAAATTTGCAAGAAACTACACCGACATTGACGATAAAATTTTAAACAAAATGGCGCAAACTGGCCAAAGCCTAGAGGAGATCACAAACAAATATATAGCGCACTACGAGAGCGATATGGGCGCTTTAAATGTGCTTGATCCAGACTTTAAACCAAAGGCTACGCAGTGCTTGGAGGCGATCATTAGCTACATCAAGGTGCTTATGGATAGAGGTGTGGCGTATAAGACGAGCGATGGAATTTACTTTGATACGAGTAAGGATAGTGGCTATTTTAGCATCAGCGGTAAGGATAATAACACCGATCTTATCGCGCGCGTGGCAAGTTTTGGCGAGAAAAGAGATGAAAAAGACTTCGTGCTTTGGAAATTTGACGAAAAATGGTACGAGAGTCCATTTGGCAAGGGTCGCCCTGGCTGGCACACCGAGTGCGTGGCGATGATAAGGGAGTTTTTAAGCGATAAAGAAAATGATAAATTTGAGATCGACATCCACGCTGGTGGCATCGACCTACTCTTTCCGCACCACGAAAATGAGGCAAGCCAGTGCAGATGCGCCTATCACAAGAATTTAAGCAAATACTGGATGCACAACGGCTTTATAAAGGTAAATAACGAAAAGATGAGCAAGAGCCTAAATAACAGCTTTTTCGTAAAGGACGCCCTAAAAAACGTTCATGGCGAAGTGCTTAGATATTACTTGCTTACGAGCCATTACAGGGCGCATTTTAATTACTCCAACGATGATCTTGCGGCTTCTAAAAAGAGGTTAGATAAAATTTACCGCCTCAAAAAAAGAGTTGATGGCGTGCAAGCTGGCATGGCAAATGAGAGCTTTAAAAGCGAGCTACTTGAGGCACTAAGTGATGATCTAAACGCTTCAAAGGCGCTTGCAAGCGTCGATGAGTTTGTAAAAACGGCAAATGAAAGACTTGATAACAACCCAAAAGATAAAGCATGTAAGGCCGAAGTGGTGGCAAATTTAGAGCTCATAGGCGAAATTTTAGGCATTGCTATAACAAACTATGTGGAGTATTTTCAGTTTGGTGTAAGCGATGAGCAAAAAGAGCAGATAAAAAGGCTTCTTGATGAGCGCGCGGTAGCTAAAAAAGAGAGAAATTTCGCAAGGGCTGATGAGATAAGAGATGAGCTAGCAAAAATGAATATCTCTATCATGGACACGCCAAATGGTGCGGTTTGGGAGAGAAATAATGAATAATTTTGGCTTAAAAGATGTGCTAAAGCGCTTTGGTCCATATTTTAAAGACTACATCCCACACTTCATCTTTGCCATCATCGGCATGGGGCTTGCCAGTGGCGGAACGGCGGTAAGTGCCTATCTGGTAGAGCCTGTGCTAAATAAAATTTTCGTTGAGAAAAACGAAAAGTTGCTCTACATCTTGCCTTGCGCCATCATCGCGATCTACGTGATAAAAAACATCGGAACCTTTATGCAGGCCTATTTTACGGCATATATCGGACAAGATACAATTAGGAGATTTCGCGAAAAGATGGTTGCAAACCTTTTAAATTTAGATATGGATTTTTTCAATGAATTTAGAACTGGCGAGCTAATCAGCAGAACAACAAACGACATCGACCGCATAAGATCGATAGTATCAAGCATGATCCCTGAACTTACGAGAGAATTTATAACTATCATCGGACTTCTTTGTGTCGTCATCTATCAAAGTCCAAAGCTGGCGTTTTTCGCCCTTGTCGTCATGCCAGTGGCGATCTATCCGATCTCGCGCCTTGCTAAAAGGATGAAGAAAATTTCAAAGCAGTCACAAGAAAAAACATCAGACATCACCTCTGCACTTAGTGAAATTTTTACAAATATCGAGATAATCAAAGCAAATAATGCCCAAGAATACGAGCATTCACGCTTTGTTGATGAAAATAATAAATTTTTTAGGCTAAATTTAAAAAGCGTCAAGATCGAGCAGTTAGTAAGCCCGCTAATGGAGACCATAGGCTCAATAGGCGTGGCAGCGGTCATAATAATAGGCGGCAAAGATGTCATCGACGGACAGATAAATATGGGAGCATTCTTTTCATTTTTAACAGCGCTTTTCATGCTCTACACCCCGCTAAAACGCATCGTAAATATCTATAATAAGATGCAAGACGCCATCGCAGCAAGCGAGAGGACGTTTTTCTTGATGGATAAGGTAAGCCAGATAAAAGATGGCCAAAAAGAGCTAAACG
Above is a window of Campylobacter concisus DNA encoding:
- the murJ gene encoding murein biosynthesis integral membrane protein MurJ; translation: MFIKGFFSNSVGIMTSRILGLIRDLLTASILGAGIFSDLFFIAFKIPNLFRRIFGEGAFTQAFLPNFANSKKKAIFQAEIFIKFLLFIGVLTLLVNLFTPYFIKIIASGLSEQNITDAVPLVRINFYYLALVYIVTFMGALLQYKGHFATTAFSTALLNLAMIASLLLARGKSESVVALYLSFGVVAGGILQVLVHLVAMKFNALNKIFWGGLSGYFKGKRAQSKGFFINFYHGLLGSSAMQISAFMDTWLASFLVSGSISYLFYANRIFQLPLAIFAIALSQALFPKITRLLKQKDEANALVWTKKSFYLLLCALLAATITGVVLSEFIIWLLFERGNFVRANTIECAKVLSAYLVGLTPFGLAKIFSLWLYANMKQKEAAKISIICLVINLILAVILMQKFGAAGLAFASSLGGFLQLILYIRAFGAKRFLAIIEPKFIAAIAILAVLLYFGLTFLKDIFNANF
- a CDS encoding D-alanine--D-alanine ligase, with translation MNLGVIFGAKSFEHEISIVSAIVLKNVLKQELKFIFCDANRDFYLIEQKDMRANFFSSGKYKNSKKLSLAKGGFYAHSLFGANKVECDVVINLIHGMDGEDGKIAALFDFYGVKYIGPRLEASALSYNKELTKFLAQKAGVKALDYEMLTRQSEPKFHYPIILKPARLGSSIGVSVVHDDSELAYAKDVAFEFDKDVLVEPFIKGVKEYNLAGCKIDGKIKFSIVEEPKKKEFLDYEQKYLSFSNENKVKEAEISEELKQKLKFNFSKIYDCGFDGAIIRCDFFVIDDEVYLNEINPNPGSLANYLFEDFESTLNALANSLPKEREIKIDYKFINSITSVKGSGKL
- a CDS encoding flagellar assembly protein A yields the protein MSENVQENERFLPPTQIQTSTPYLSLKELSKQYSVPVEFIDYKLSNILTYYKNKDNVEPVFVPEENLSFFDDNTFYLDETLEIEQVYDVEFFDVRLNATPKLPKIDIGVNSTITKVIAKVRASKECEYEQHYEDKLYEYIAKQLMKAQILIGIRIGKLKEELKQIASIIHVKGELDKDYTLNLTQGINPKKAIDAKIIYYYKDKLDDIKEEDKVDYADRGFVFGVAKDEVIMEEKKSHEGANGRDVRGKLIEVAKPKEESEKEISISENIERVENDESIKYIAKKAGYVVEKNGSFDIEERIEINEANFKTTGSIQAGTDTNVTLVVRETDTIKDAIGTGIIVEADEIEVKGNVGANAMVKANDVNIGGQTHQKAKIYAKHAKISIHIGKVEAESVEIDRLEGGTVIAKRVKINSVVGGSITAQNIQIDTLGSNCTITASHLIDVRYLRGTDNKFIIDASKMPESAEATQDQLSKIESTKSELATLLKNIESKKNVINENKDSIYTIKAKIEELSKAKVIPPVTFMKKLKEYQGLVNEYNTLLRIFKEKKELLADLKDELEIMQNGIFSAKVINRGNWIELNEIRFVIVDPPQNVTYVSKQNETAHVITLDKFDNGGEVEYKIKKSNKLEDYADINFMEQKVK
- the ruvA gene encoding Holliday junction branch migration protein RuvA: MIKAIEGVVTKKEPAFAILKTNSGVSYGIFISLFCSAKLSKGEKAELAITQIIREDANLLYGFLDANEQKMFEMLIKLNGIGASTAMAVCSSLSSQAFTNAIISGDADTFKSVPGIGPKTARRIIAELSDAKLISDESVPSYQNEALLALEALGFKREKIVKILPDCKSENTSDLIKEALKKLG
- a CDS encoding ABC transporter ATP-binding protein, with the translated sequence MNNFGLKDVLKRFGPYFKDYIPHFIFAIIGMGLASGGTAVSAYLVEPVLNKIFVEKNEKLLYILPCAIIAIYVIKNIGTFMQAYFTAYIGQDTIRRFREKMVANLLNLDMDFFNEFRTGELISRTTNDIDRIRSIVSSMIPELTREFITIIGLLCVVIYQSPKLAFFALVVMPVAIYPISRLAKRMKKISKQSQEKTSDITSALSEIFTNIEIIKANNAQEYEHSRFVDENNKFFRLNLKSVKIEQLVSPLMETIGSIGVAAVIIIGGKDVIDGQINMGAFFSFLTALFMLYTPLKRIVNIYNKMQDAIAASERTFFLMDKVSQIKDGQKELNEEINLIKFKGVRLSYGDKEVLKGINLEANKSEFIALVGSSGGGKSSLMNLLMRFYDVNGGEILINGTNLKDIKIHSLRQNIGLVTQRVYIFNDTVAKNVAYGREFNEDAVINALKLANAYEFVSKLDNGINTILNEFGTNLSGGQRQRIAIARALYQNPQILIFDEATSALDNESEKEITKAINNLRSKKIIFVIAHRLSTVENADKIAVLSDGKIIDSGSDEELSKRNEIYARLKGKALV
- a CDS encoding type II toxin-antitoxin system Phd/YefM family antitoxin; this encodes MVTFTKDEIYTATEVVRNFSSVLSRVGASELKRAVIVKNNKFEAVLLNMEEYERLCEAVSVLESIYAAKKRENDGE
- a CDS encoding UDP-N-acetylmuramoyl-tripeptide--D-alanyl-D-alanine ligase, which produces MSIFLSISTVLFIFALAFYVITCFQWFSYRPERVLFHFTKPAWHVFFFIVPLVLFYTTGKWFFIYFYFALLPALYLWHKKLDKKLVFTGRIKHFFAILACAIILNYALNFIIHKAFLAPMPLFVLVVSLFFSEILEKIKFQGFKNRALKKLGANKELKIILITASYGKTSIKNFLFEILKDSLVCYKTPRSVNTMAGIIKDINENLSEQTQIYIAEAGARLKGDILEITKFLNPQIVIVGEIGAQHIEYFKTLDNIRATKLEALQSARLQMAFLHSSTKKEASENIEIYDENLKDINANLDGISFTLDGKNYASPLLGKFNATNLAVCIKVARYLKMSDEAIDSALSKMKNVEHRLSKIEAGGKLIIDDSFNGNFSGMSASYELVSTYAGRKVLLTPGIVESDAEQNANLAKVINEIFDLVIITSSLNAQTLLKHIVKPKIIILKDKNKMQEILAQNTHAGDLILFSNDAPSFI
- the cysS gene encoding cysteine--tRNA ligase, which encodes MRIFDTSKREKVEFSPIKDGEVSIYLCGPTVYDDAHLGHAKSAVSFDLLRRVLKALGYKVKFARNYTDIDDKILNKMAQTGQSLEEITNKYIAHYESDMGALNVLDPDFKPKATQCLEAIISYIKVLMDRGVAYKTSDGIYFDTSKDSGYFSISGKDNNTDLIARVASFGEKRDEKDFVLWKFDEKWYESPFGKGRPGWHTECVAMIREFLSDKENDKFEIDIHAGGIDLLFPHHENEASQCRCAYHKNLSKYWMHNGFIKVNNEKMSKSLNNSFFVKDALKNVHGEVLRYYLLTSHYRAHFNYSNDDLAASKKRLDKIYRLKKRVDGVQAGMANESFKSELLEALSDDLNASKALASVDEFVKTANERLDNNPKDKACKAEVVANLELIGEILGIAITNYVEYFQFGVSDEQKEQIKRLLDERAVAKKERNFARADEIRDELAKMNISIMDTPNGAVWERNNE
- a CDS encoding alpha/beta fold hydrolase; amino-acid sequence: MASRAVKYGSDEYEISYEVVNPKCKKVVLFLHGWGANKEIMKKAFGHYLSEFCHVYIDMPGFGKSSIFKPLRTSDYAKIVANFCAELGIKPDIIAGHSFGGKVATLLKPPYLVLLSSAGIVVKKPFIVRAKIAIFKILKIFGFGKFYKLFATKDVSGMSRVMYETLKNVVDEDFTKHFADFGGRAFIFWGENDKATPVTSGESIDRLIKNSSFFPLGGDHFFFLLHAKFISDEIEKGINFEPNEAKNVVLDDDESGIEEIR